ggtataacaaTGTAGGCTttcttttgctcttattttctacaTCTTTAAAAGCCTACCACCTAGTACAGTTTGaaaaccatactgtattaagccgctacagactctagcctactatcaattaactttggactgtactgtagttgaaccctaatcaatctcacactgattcaaggtacagttgcgctccttacgtctctgatcccagcaggatactacacacttgagtcccttagctgatctcacccacaactaagagttgctacgacccaaggtcgaagacttgatagacaaatgtgtgtcacacagaaaagtctatatgattgaataaatctgtctcccacagaaatacccaacaatttttgtttcgtctttcaataaatcaaggtgaacatgaaccgagtttggtttagttttcaaactcagcagaaattcacggacgtgaacttccgccagtatgcgtacgggtacgcgtactttaggtaaccggatgagtttggtttggttttcaaactcagcataaattcatggacgtgaacttccgccagtatgcgtatgggtacgcatacttacccagtctccttcaaccattttatATACACACAAGTGTGCATACTTTtggttcccagttttggacttatacactaatgtgcgaatacactatgcttatatccaaagatggttacaagattataaactctttatttgaatcattgaaacattcttagaggatgacaatagccgttttcacacactattagcatcaaagcaattttcaagatattgaaataatcattatcgaaacattccaagcctacatcaaatgattgtatcacacaaaccatgtaagatattactcgataattttctcatgatataagacgaacttggtcgaagcaaaagcttactaacacatatttcgagaaatatataagcgagatatactcaactcgaaatctcaaatgtttatatagaaaactatatcgtaacacgacttatgtctcaatataggacatagagcagaaatagactttccaagtgatatatgagttcaagtctccacataccttttgtcgaagaagttccacaagctccccttagtagttattcgtcttcaaatgatggaacaccgtgaaaactaagctcaactacactatttatgtcctagtacgagatatctacaaataggctagaaatcaagacttatagttttgatcattaacattgaaaaacatgcttgagatagcaacgcatgcgagttcgaccgaacagtgctctaacaccttccaaaataaaacattactaCCCTTGTTCAATTGAAACTTAGTATTTTTTATAATTTGATCCTTGGACTTTAAGATTCCTTCCCATAAGCTATGACTCATTGATTTAGAAGTAGAATTGGGAAAAAATGAATTAGGATTACCTTCAAATTTTTGATAGACTATTTTCCTCCATAAAGAGTTCTTCTCGGAGCCATATCTCCATATCAACTTGCAATGCAGGGGATGAAACCCAACTTCTCTTCTTTGTTTTATCGGAGGAACCCTAGATAAAATTCTTCATAATCCTTTCGATATCTTTCATAACAGAGATCGACATTTGGAACATGGAAAGATAGTAAACTGACAGACTTGCCAAAACATTGTTAACTAACAATAATCTTTGTCCTTTTGAAAGATATCTCATTTTCCAAGTTGAAAATTTCTGATGGATTTATTGAATAATTATATCCCAAATAGGCTTACATTTGTACTTACTGACCAAAGGTATACCTGAATACAGTAAACCTAACTGAGCATGGTTACAACCAAAAGCTTGAGCACACATAAAACCATTGTGATTTAAGCCAATACCCACAATTGCACTCTTAAAACAAGAAGAATATATTTTGAATTAGTTACATGCTCCAAAGAGTCGTCTAGGAAAACCAGTAGGTTGTCATCAAATTGGAATGACAATGCCATCCGGTGCAACCCGGAAACCAGATATAAGGCCATTTGTCGCAGCTTTTTTTTAGCATCAAAGAGAGGACTTCAGTCACTAGAATAAAAATAAATGGGGAGATAGGACCCCGGGTAGTACatggcccagaaccggacccgacaTATCAGCGTCGGTTCCGGGTCCTAGCGGTTCCGGGGCCGGTTCCATAATGTGttggcccagaaccggacccggtaAAGGTCACGGGTAATCACCGGGTCCGGGTACCCATCGGgtaaaaacacaaacttatatcAGCTTATCAGTTATATGACTTCCCAAGTGACCATCTTTAACATACATACAAAAGTAGAGTACACTTGAGCTTAGAATCCTTAGATTAGGAAAATCAAAGTTACTTTCCTAGCTATAAGTAAGAATCTGCCATTATATATGATAGATACTAAATACAAAAGTTGGCAGACATGTTTTTAGCCGATAACTGCTCCATCAGTAGATTCAGTACCTGCCTTAATGGATATAGCCTGTCGTATTATAACCACAAAAGTTGACAGACATATCATTCTATAAACTGTAGAAGCCCCAAAAGATAAATGTGTTTTTCCTTCAcaagtacatatacaaaaaagaagGATGTAGTTCGCGCACTTCGCATGTTCTTTGGCTATgcctatataatatatatataccaaaaagaagttccaaccatcatatttccaattgttcctgcaagagaaacaaaaacagttgATCATATTCCCAATTGACCAAACAGAAGCAACCATATCACAATCAAAGACCTTGCCTGTGATTTAGTAATTTGCTCCATAAATCTTCTCTATTAGTATTATTCATTAGGGTTATCTGATCATACGTATGCAAGAAAACTATGAAATGTTGAAGTAATTCAGAGGGTCATTGTAGCAAAATATGTAAGAGGATGATTGAAAATGAATATACATATATACACAGTAACAAGTTTCTTGTTTCTACTCTTTTCATGCACtttatcttgttttgtttttctacctttatttactttatctcatcTAATTGGAGACCTGGGTACAGGGTGCATATTCCAAGGTTAGCTGGTTATTTTACCTTAAATTGATAGTCAGTCAGTTAGACAATGTGCGATGTTGCATCATCAGCGTCTGACTCGAGCTCCTCCATTGCCTCCAAAAGAGTCTGAAGTGAAGTACTACCTAACCCATATCCCTCATCTAACACAATAAAATAGTTAGTTGACGTACAAGAACCATAGTAAATGAATCACTAACTAAAATTGATATAATAGCAAACATGAATTGAATATGTTACTTACTCTTCAGCGCACTTCTTATCCAATCTTGTGTGCATATCAgagcttcaattgtttctggaagcattgaagaacgaaatttatctacaactctaccactggtGCTGAAAACAGATTCAGAAGCCACCGATGACGCAGGAATTGCTAATATATCACGAGCTATCACTGCTACAATTGGATACATCGGTCCATGAAATTTCCACCAccccaaaacatcaaaactagaATCATTCAGATCAATACCACTTCCTTTTCTAATAGGGTGAACATCAGCTGATAGGTATTGCTCTAGATCTGTGCGAACAACGTCATGTTGTGAACTTTCTTCCAGAAATGCCGTCAAACCTTTCCTTCTAGAAGTAAAAGAACTTTGAGAAGATAAAGTACTACCACTACTACCAACTGAATCTTCCATGTTCACTTGATTTGTCGAAATGTTTGCTGAGTATACATGAGATGAAGAAGCATAATGTGTTGCATATTCATTATACAATCTTTTCAAGACTTCCATAACTTCTAACTTCTTCTCCTCACTGTTACCAGGATATATTAATGGGAAATAGTAATCCAATAATTTCATTTTAAACCGAGGATCTAAAATGGAAGCTATTGCAAATGTTTTACTAGTAAGTTGCCAAtatctttcaaactttttcatcaTATTCACTGCCATTTTTGAGATTAATGCATCATCGGAATCACACCACTCACGAAGTTCTAAATACAAAGAACAAGCAGTATCAAAATAACGATTAACTGTCACGTATGACGTACCTGAAAAGAGAATGGTGACTTCATAAAAGACCTTCAAGCAGATTGAAAGACTACTTGCATTATTCCAGTCTTCACTCGTTGGAGCAACATTAAGAAAATCAGGTTCAATCTTCCCGAACCGGTTAAATGCTTCCCGAAATAGAAGTGCTGTTTCAAGCATCAGATAGGTAGAATTCCACCTTGTATCAACGTCTTGAATCAACTTTTTATCAGGAGCATTGACTTGCAAGCAAActtctttaaatttttgttgtctttgtggtgaacctctaataaatttcactgaatttctaattttctgtatttcttctttaatttgcagcatcccatgatcaacaataaTGGCAACTACATGAGCAGAACATCGAACATGGAATAATTCCCCATCCAAAAGTAATCCATTATCTGGTTTTAGCTGAGCAAGAAGTTCACTTACCACGACTTTGTTAGTTGAAGCATTATCCAACGTAATTGAAGCTATCTTCCTATCTATATTCCACTTGTACAACTGCTCCATCAGTACCTTTGCAATGTTAACTCCTGTGTGTTGCACATCCACAGCGTTAAAAGATAAAATTCTCTTCTGAATCTTCCATTCTTCATCAACATAGTGAGCTGTCAAAGCCATATAACCTCTATTCTGAGTGGTACAAGTCCACATATCAGTAGTAAGGCTTATGCGACTCTGTACCTTACTAAAAATATCGTACAAATGCTTCTTTTCCATTTGATAAATCTTTATGCAGTCTGACTTCGTAGTGTTCCGCTTCACAAGTTTAATATTGGGTTGTAATGAAGTCAGCACCCTTCTAAAACCAATGTACTCTACAAATGAGAAAGGGAGTTCATGCAAGATAATCATTCTTGCAATACAATCACGAGTTACTTCTTGGTTAAACTTAAAGTTGTAAGCAGCTACTGACCCATCTTGTGTTTCACTAGCTTTCAAGAACATTTGGTTAATTTGCTGTTGTGCTCCTTTGTACGCCATAcaactatttagatgtttcctcaAACTGCTTGTCCCATTTTTGCTCTCCGCACCAATATTCCTCTTGCAGTGCTTGCATTCTCCGTGTGTTTTCCCTTTTATCAATACCTCTTGAAATTCAGCCCAATACTTTGAGGTTCTTTTGCGTTTACGTGTAGGTGACAGAACCACATCTGTTGTTGCCGCTTCTATatgatcagaatcagaatcaccaGTATCACTTGACTCACTGGCTACAGTTTCTACTTCTTTCGGCTCTGTTGAGTTTACAACTTTACTCTTCTTTGCAGCCTTCGAAACGGCAGCTTTAGGAGGCGGCATACACGGGGATTTCGAAACGGTAACTTTAGTCTTCTTTACAGGAACACAATGATCACCAACACTACTTCCTGTTTGACTTTTCATGTTGCCTCTGCAAGGAAAACCCAACAAACATCTGTATCAGCCTATCAGGTGTCATAAAGTAATCCATAACAAATTTTCAGAATCATAAAAAATTGCCCATTCACCAGTAATTCAAAATCACTAAAGTAACACCCAATACTGCaaattaaaaaattctttcctCTTGAGTAAGAAGAAACAAAAGGGGTAAATTCAAAACATCCATTCACCATTCACAGATTCAATAATAacataaaaaaacaaattaaaacctaaaatatCCAATTTCATAGACAAAATGTTaccataatcatcatcataataatccATGttttcaaaatccccaaattcatgAAACCCTAAAACGAAAACATAACTCAtaacaaagaaaccctaaaaacaatataataataacctgaagagAGGATCGATGAACcaccaatcaatcaatcaacGTTCTGCATAACATCATCAGTAGTAAACTTGGTACCCTTATCTTTTATCAGCAGCAGCTCTACCTTTGGCCTTACGAGTTACGATCCAAGAGCGACTTCCTATCCTTATCAAGTCTGAGCTTAGTAATAACAGTATAACACACTTTGAATCTTTGATGGATTAAGTGATTAACGCCAACATTAACAGTAGATCGGATTCATCGTAGTGGGTGGTGAAAGCTCTAACTACTTCTGCAGGCAGAGGCAGGAGAAGAAAGTAGATCGGAATGGGGGCGAGCTTCTCATCCTTTCCTTATATATGACCTAATTTCGCTGGGGATTTTACAAAATTAACCTTTATGAAATACCcgaatacccgcgggtacccgacGGGTAGGATCCGGATGGACCCGTTCATAAACGGGTATATatgggtaattacccgccgggtccaaaatggttaatgggtccaatttaaggacccggaaccggacccgaatACGTCGGTTCCGGTTCCGgacccgggtaatgggtacccattgacagccctagttcaattccattttcattttcatttccaaTTTGGAATTTCACATTGTTGTCGGCTAAGCGGCAGTCTTAATGTTAGATCCATTTCTGTAAAATTGTGGTTGATTTGAGTGTTCTCGGATGATTTTAGTCTCATTGATCTTCATTCAATCTATCTGATTGATTTTATTATTGATCACAAATCAgttaatttatatattatttatggaggagcagaagaagaagggaatCCTAACCCGGTCTAAGAGGAAGCTGGAGATGGATGATGTTCCAATTGCGTATAtggaggagcagaagaagaagaagaatgaaaaccTAACTCTGGGGAAGAGGAAGATTGAGATGGATGgcggtccaattgcttctaacAAGAGATGGAAATTGACTGCTCATAGAACAGCAACAGCTGAATCTCCTCATCAGAAACTTCCTCATGAGGTAATAGTTGATAATATATTGATAAGGCTACCAGTTAAGAATCTTTCAAAAGAATGTGCTTTAGTCTGCAAGTTGTGGTATAAATCAATAATACATCCTCACTTTATATCCTTATACACCTTATTTCAATCTCGCCGCAACAACAATAGATATCCAAATCTCACATTGGATATTCTTAATTCACGATTTCTTAGAATTAGACATCTACAGCAATGCACTTTAAGGTTAGATATAGATGATGACAATGATAATGATGTATATTATTTTCGTAAGATGACTGATCTCTGCATTTGTAAACAAGAACTAGTAGGTCATTGTAATGGATTACATTGCTATAGAGCATGTCTTGTCCATGGACGATGTTTCTTTCATATAACAAATCCTAGTTGCAGACCGGAAGACTTTATGGCCGCAATGTATCCAGTGCCTGATAAAGCTATCATTTTTTGTTGTGGTTTCGGGTTTGATTCTTTAGCTAATGAATACAAAATTGTCCTTGTTTACTCCAATACATCAACTACTTTAACTGATATTCATGACAAATTCAAGTGCATGGTTTTCACACTGGGAAGCATATCATGGAGAGAGTCGTCTACTCCTACTACCCTCCCTGTTATTGCAGTTAGTGCTGGAATTATACaggaaaagatgaagaagaaggtgattttGTCAAGGATGAGTTTTTCTAGATCAGCTATATATGTTGGTGGAGCTCTTTACTGGAGGGTACTTACTAGAGATCAAGGGTTTGGTGATAACAAAGAAGAGGATCAGGAGACGGAAATGCTGCTATGTTTTGACATTCACAATGAACAGTTTCAACTCATTTCTCTTCCTCTTGAATGTAGCTTAAAGATCAAGACGGGGACAACGACAATAACTACTGAGCAGGAGCAACAGTTAATTGATCATCGTCTTTTGGAATTTGAAGGATCTCCCTGTATAGCACGTCTACAGACTGGTGAGCAAAGGAATAATGGCAACTGTTGTTGTAAGGTTCATTTGTATGTATTGAAGGACAGAGTCAATTCAGAATGGAGCgcagagatttttgatgtttgtgaTAATACTAGTATGATTCAAGATATGTCTAATCCTCCTCCATGCATCATAGCAACAGCTACTTCTTCTACGACTgcgaccaccaccaccgtcacAACTACTATTACAGTTGCAGCTGCAGCTGCCACTACAACTGCTACTACAACTACTAGTACTACTACTCATGCTCCTCAGCCAATAACACAGATAATGTGTGCATCTGA
This portion of the Papaver somniferum cultivar HN1 chromosome 11, ASM357369v1, whole genome shotgun sequence genome encodes:
- the LOC113322476 gene encoding uncharacterized protein LOC113322476 — protein: MEEQKKKGILTRSKRKLEMDDVPIAYMEEQKKKKNENLTLGKRKIEMDGGPIASNKRWKLTAHRTATAESPHQKLPHECMVFTLGSISWRESSTPTTLPVIAVSAGIIQEKMKKKVILSRMSFSRSAIYVGGALYWRVLTRDQGFGDNKEEDQETEMLLCFDIHNEQFQLISLPLECSLKIKTGTTTITTEQEQQLIDHRLLEFEGSPCIARLQTGEQRNNGNCCCKVHLYVLKDRVNSEWSAEIFDVCDNTSMIQDMSNPPPCIIATATSSTTATTTTVTTTITVAAAAATTTATTTTSTTTHAPQPITQIMCASDRVILYWFDNVCVQLYDLRRKRLKMVKYSPVDPTKDVELFSCKVRRRVFPYDDVVDVDKLIYCRRDHIGYKLHSYVENSLPLKIFIPKECTILRDYMNWLLENKDIEDGLGYVYTDGKNRTPEFHCFCKRLSKEGSR